GCGCGTCGGGCAGCAGGTGGAAGTCGGCGAAGGGGATCTCGCGGCGCGCGCCGGCCGGGGTCCGCACCTGCACCGTGGCGTCCAGCGCGGCCAGCGCCACGCACATGTCCGACGGATGCACCGCCACGCAGTGCTCGCTGTGGCCGAAGATGGCGTGGGTGCGGTTGAGCCCCTCGCGCGCGCCGCAGCCGCTGCCGGGGCTGCGCTTGTTGCAGGGCAGGGCGGTGTCGTAGAAATAGCCGCAGCGCGTGCGCTGCAGCAGGTTGCCGCCGTTGGTGGCCATGTTGCGCAGCTGCATCGTCGCCCCGGCCAGGATCGCCTGGCTCAGCAGCGGATAGCCCTGCCGCACCAGCGGATGGTTGGCGGTGTGGGTATTGTTGGCCAGCGCGCCCAGGCGCAGGCCGCCGTCGGCGGTTTCGGCGATCTCGGCCAGGCCCTTGAGCCGGGTCAGGTCGACGATCTCGTCGGCGCCGGCCACGCCTTCCTTCATCAGGTCGAGCAGGTTGGTGCCGCCGCCGAGGAAGCGCGCGTTCGGATTGGCGGCGACGCGGCGCACCGCGTCCTCGGCGGAGTTGGCGCGCTGGTACTTAAACGGCGTCATCGGCCACCTCCTTCGCCATCTTCTGCGCGGTCTGCTCGGACTGGTCGGCGTAGCGCCAGGTCATCGCGCGCGGCGCGCCGCCGCTGTGCACGTCCTGGATCGCCGCGACGATCTTCGGGTAGGCGCCGCAGCGGCACAGGTTGCCGCTCATGCGTTCGCGCACTTCCGCGTCGGTGAGTTCGGTGACCGGCTGGCTGACGTCGGCGCTGACGTGGCTGGCGTCGCCGCGCTTGATCTCGTTGAGCAGCGCCACCGCCGAGCAGATCTGCCCGGGCGTGCAATAGCCGCACTGGAAGCCGTCGTGCTGCACGAATGCGGCCTGCATCGGGTGCAGCCGCTCGCCGTCGGCCAGGCCCTCGATGGTGGTGATCTGCGTGTCCTCGGCCTGCGCGGCCAGGGTCAGGCAGGCCAGCCGCCGCTCGCCATCGACGATCACCGTGCAGGCGCCGCACTGGCCGTGGTCGCAGCCCTTCTTGGTGCCGGTCAACGCCAGGTGCTCGCGCAACGCGTCCAGCAGCGTGGTGCGCGGGTCCAGCTTCAGCGCATGGCGCTGGCCGTTGATCTGCAGCACGACCGGCAGCGCGTTCTGCGGTGCCGGTACGCGCGCCGGTGCGGCGAAGGCGGCCTCGCTGAAGGCGATCTGGCCGCCGGCGCTGCTCAGTCCGGCGGCCGACAGCAGGGCGATGAATTCGCGCCGCGACAGGCCGTTGATGCCCAGCCGGCGCGCCAGCGCCGCTTCGTCGTCGCTGAGTTCGGCATCGCGCGGGAGCTCGGCCGCGCCGGGCGCGGCCTTGGAAGGATGGGGATCGTGCTGCATCGGTCTCTCCTGCCTGGGGACCGCCAAATCGCCGCACGCGTGGCGCAACGGAGGTGGACGGTGCGACCTGGGTAGTGGTGCCGCCATCGCGGCACCGGCGCACGGACGCGCAACGGCGTCCACGTCCGAGCATCGCAGCGGGTTTGCGAAGAGATTGCGAAGAGCATGCTAAGAGACGGTGGCAATGTGACGTGCGATGCGAAGCCGCCGCGTCCATTTCATTTGAAAGCATGCTGCCGCAGGAGCGGCTTCAGCCGCGACAGGCATTATCGGCAACCCTGTCGCGGCCGATCCCTAAAGAGGGGGCAAGAGCCGCTCCCGCAGACATCGTAATGTTGCAAAACCCTGCGGGCGAACGCGCAACGCGCTACCAGCGATATGCCACCGACACCTGGTACTGGCGGCCGGCGATCGGGCGGCCCATGAACACGCCGCCGGTGGCCGCGCCGGGCACGCGCACGTTGCCTTCGGTCAGGCCCAGCTCGTTGGTCACGTTGCTGCCGCTGGCGGTGAACTCCCAGTGCTCGCCGGTGTGCAGGCTGGCGCCGACGTCGACCATGTCGTAGGACGGCAGGCGCTGGCTGTTGGCCAGGTCGGCGTAACGCTCGCCGATGTAGGAGTAGGTGGCGAACACGCGCAGGTCGCCGACCGGCAGCGTCCAGTAGTAGCTCGGGGTCAGCCGGAACTGGCGCTTGGGCTGGCGCATCACCTGGTTGTCGGTGAACTCGCGGTAGTTGCGGTACTTGGCGTCCAGCCACACCCCGGTGCCGGCCAGCTCGAAGC
The Xanthomonas sp. AM6 DNA segment above includes these coding regions:
- a CDS encoding xanthine dehydrogenase family protein subunit M, which produces MTPFKYQRANSAEDAVRRVAANPNARFLGGGTNLLDLMKEGVAGADEIVDLTRLKGLAEIAETADGGLRLGALANNTHTANHPLVRQGYPLLSQAILAGATMQLRNMATNGGNLLQRTRCGYFYDTALPCNKRSPGSGCGAREGLNRTHAIFGHSEHCVAVHPSDMCVALAALDATVQVRTPAGARREIPFADFHLLPDARADVDNQLAHGELIESITLPAQRFAKHSHYLKVRDRASYAFALVSVAVALALEPDGRIREARIAMGGVAHKPWRARAAERTLVGQRAGEAAFAAAAQAEMAAARPLAHNAYKVPMGTHAMIRALHRASGSDAA
- a CDS encoding 2Fe-2S iron-sulfur cluster-binding protein encodes the protein MQHDPHPSKAAPGAAELPRDAELSDDEAALARRLGINGLSRREFIALLSAAGLSSAGGQIAFSEAAFAAPARVPAPQNALPVVLQINGQRHALKLDPRTTLLDALREHLALTGTKKGCDHGQCGACTVIVDGERRLACLTLAAQAEDTQITTIEGLADGERLHPMQAAFVQHDGFQCGYCTPGQICSAVALLNEIKRGDASHVSADVSQPVTELTDAEVRERMSGNLCRCGAYPKIVAAIQDVHSGGAPRAMTWRYADQSEQTAQKMAKEVADDAV